TTGAAACGTGCCTGATACTCTTTGTATCTAGTATATGCTGCAAATGATAAGGTCACATCATTAGAATCAGAAGTTACTCTAGGATCTAAATGTGCTACCAAGCAGCATAAAAAAACATCATGATACGTTTAGACTTTTAGATAAAACAAGTGAAACAAGAAAACAGCATGGAAGATACCGGAACTACCAATATTTAGAAGCAGCATATTTAGTAGCATACacctgaaggaaaaaaaatctagataaGAGGGAGCAAAATGAATGCAGTACCTTTTTGAAATATCGGTTGCCATGCTTGCTAAATTTGTATTGGATACTTGGCTGTTAGCCCGAGAACGCTTTTTCCTGCGTATGCAAAGATGCATGCCATGTAAATGACACAACTGAAAATGTAGTACAGAAATGAACCATAAAATTAAAATATAACAACCCAAACAATGAATATTAGTTTATAACTTACAAGCATATCATTGGCAGGTACAGGAATTGCATCATATAGGTTGAAGGGTAGTTTTAAGATACTTCAATATTTCATGCATCTCTTATTACCTAGTTATATATTGTTACTGTCCATGCTCCTTGCTTGTTAACTAATTCAGGAATATCTAGTTCTATACCAATTCATCCATGAGCTTATTAGAAGATAATGGATATATTATGCATCATATTAACCCATGTGCAGCTAACCAGGGAAGATTTAGAATACAGAATCTTGCTATCCTGATTTCTGACATAATTAATGAGCAAGCTGTAGCAAGTCAATAGTTCTCACCAAATATCTTTGAcagaaaaaagggaaagaaaaactCCTGCCAATAAATCAGAAGCAAAGTCACCAAGAATACTCTGCACTTGCAATCTTACTGACATTATGTACGCTCACAAGATCAGGCAAATTCTTAAATAGCAGTTCAGAGATAAATATTCAGTTGCGATGCTTCACAATATTACCTCTCAAAGTATGGAACTAGAAATGCAGTCTTGCAGCCACTTGTTTCTCGTTTAGACATGTTGAACTCTAGAAAAAGTGATAACAAGTCTCTCATCTCATCTCCATGGCCGGCAAATAGGATTCGGCCATTTTGATCGATAGTAAGAGCAGAGCCATAGGACTGAACAAAGTCCAGAAGAGGATCAGGGATGACAAGTTGTTTCTCTGGCAGATACTGTTGGGGCTCATCCAATTCCAATCCAAACTCACAGATAGTTAACTTATCATCCGGTATATATGGTTGATTTCCCAAGTTAATTGGTAGAGTCTGTTGGCCAGTGAATTCAGATAGCAAGGATTCATCAAGTTCTTTCACGTCAGACCCTGACGTCACTGACATCAGAAACTTGAGGATTTTCTCTTGCCTTGCACATTGCTCAGCAATCCCAAGGCTAAGTCGAACTGAATCAGGGTGGGAATCTGTTACAAAGACATTCACATAAGACATGAGATGATGAGCATCATAAGAGGCTGCAAGATAATTATAAACACACTACTCAGTACTTGTGCAACAAAGAATCAAGGGGAAATCGCCACCATAGCATTATGTTGAAACACAGTTGTCAAGGTTAAGCATGGTATAGCATGAACACTGCACAGGAACCCTTATTTGTGCAAGGTGAAGAAGAGTTATGAGCAAGAAATGGCATTTTTATTTCTAGCTGCTTTCAGTTTCTTCGCATAGAGAAGCGCAGTGTTTTATTCAAAGGCCCAGGCTCACATATCCAAATACGGCTGTAACAGAACATTAAATTGTGCAAACATAGTAGTAACGGAACATGCATACATAGAACATAGTAGTAAAGCGCAAGCAACACATTGACAAGACACAAGAGAACGCCATGAGCCATGCGAATCGGAATCTGGAAACGAACCTTGCACGTCGATGAGCGTGGCCGTGTCGGGCATGGCGAAGGCCTGGTAGGCGGCAGGCACGGCCTGGGCCTGATTGCCGCAGGGCATCATCATCTGCACGGGCAGACCCTCGAGATGGTGATgcggatgctgctgctgctgctgcagcggcgCGCAGAGCTGcaccgcggccgcggcagcgtcgTGCGGCCTCTTCCCCTGGAACGGCAGCACTCCATGGAGCTCCTGCACCGCACAACGGCATGAGAGACATCGCACACCGTGGCGAACCGATCAGGTCATTACACCAAGGACCGGGCACAATTCAGCCCGACCCAATCCAATTCCGCGCGAGGGGTGGCTCGGGATCAGGGCGGCGTACCTTGGACGGTGGGAGGAcgacgggggaggcggcggcgacggcgaggagggacAGGTCCCCCACCATCCGTGCttcgggcggcggggcggcgggcgactGGAGATAGGATGGGGGGCGACGAGGCGTAACGCAAGAGGCAGCGGGCGTGAATCGTGATGCGCTGCCGGGGAGGGGGTAGGATAAAAGCAGGGTGTTACCGGGGGCGAacgggtggaggcggcgacgccggGGCGGCGTGGAGCGACGGTGGCGTGGGGAAAAACGCCGCGACGGTGGGAAATCACGGTGGATTTTGGCTGGTGTATTTTCTTCCTGTGGTGCGCGAGGAAGATTCGCGAAAGTGAAGGCCGGGACGGGGaaaaggcggcggcgacgtcggagCGCACGGGAGCGTGGGGCCCACAGGGTGGCCCCTGGTGGCTGCGGCCGCCGTGCACCACACCAGCGGGTGATATTTTCCCGGGATGGGCTGGCTGGGCCACGGCCCCTCCGACCGACTCCGACGTCGTCTAGCGAGGCTTTCGTGCTCCATCTCAGCCACCCGTTGCAAATCAGACGTCTGATAGCCCCATGACGTCCAACGTGTACTGTGCTCGTCGAACAGGCTGGAGTGCAGTGCAGTTCGTTCGAGTTGGGTTTGTTTAGTTGCTTagtttggaggtgcaaaattattgtgctagcactgtagcatactgtagcgtttcgtttgtatttgtgaattattgtccaaatattgactaattaggctcaaaagattcgtctcacaaagtacaacaaaactgtgcaattagttttttattttgtctacatttagtactccatgcatgtatcgcaagtttgatgtgatggggaattttctttttgcataatgtcaAAGTTGAGAATTTTGaggaactaaacatgaccttggTTTGAATCGCAACCTACCTCCGCGGTTTAGCCGTGGGCGGATTAGTGTAACAAGTTATAAGAGcttatcttctttctcttctttatTTCTTTCCTCTTTACCTTGTATATATTCTTTCCTCTTTTCCTTGTATATAGAGATGTAGGAGGGGCTTGAGCCCCGACTGACTTACCGCTAGATCCACCTCTGGCCGTTGCAACGGCTGAACTTTCGGCGTGTTTGGTTTCTGGATTCGGTTTGATCTAACATGAGCTGCTCCTACATGAGGTCGTTCGTTGTTTTTCGGGATCGAGCCGGTGctggataattgttgttcctACTGCCTTGTACGAGCACTACACGGAGCGTCTTGATGTCGAACGACATGGACCTGTGATGTAAACCAAACAAATATATTAGGTTCGGATACAAGATCGGATGATTTCGGATGGTTCGGACGCTAACCAAACACGCTATTGCTCGCCAGCCAGTTATGGCATGCATGCAGACAAGGGAGATCAGGAACCAAGCTGCGAGCCACAAGGACGAGATCGTGACAGTGACCATGGCTTCAGCCCTGAAGACGGCGCGCCCGGGTTGAGTGAGCTGGGCGAGAACCAGTTCGTGAAAAGAGTTTGGTTGGGCTTATACCAGCCAGCCCTACCAGGGGATACACATAGgcttttattaaaaaaaaaaagaacaaagttTCCGCGGTTTCCCCGCGAACGCGTCCCAAATTCCCGCCAGAAACCGCGCCTGCTCCAGCGGAGAAGAGGCAACGGCCAACGGCGGTGCCCCCTACCGCCACCGAGTAGTCGGCTCGCTCCCCACCCGAGCCAGTAGCGAGAGGGACAAGAGAGGAAGATGTCTTCCTGGGACGACGACGAGTCCGCAGCGGCGTccgcggccgaggcgacgaccaCGGACGTGGAGCTGCTCAAGCGAGCCTGGCGCAACGAGAAGGCTGCGCCGGAGATCCTCCGCTTCGACTCCCCACTCGTCTCCCGCGTCCGCGAGCAGATCCAGCTCCTCGTACGccctttgcttcttcttcttcttcttctcgccgtccctcctcctctccctctgttACTTGTCTGGGTCTGATGCGGATTCGCTACCGCGATGCCACCAGGAGGAGACGCTGGACGATTTCGCCGACAGCGGCGTCGACGATCTGGTGGTCTCGCTCTACCAGATGGACCTCGACCGCACGCTCTTCCTCTTGCGCTCctacctccgcctccgcctgcagAAGGTCGGTCGCATCAAATCCCAATCTGTTCGCTAAAACTGACCAATTGTAATTGTAATTACCGAATTGTTGCCAGTCTGATTACTTGCTGGCTATAGATCAAGAAGTACACAATGCATATCTCCAGGTCTGACGACCTCCTCAGCCAGCTGTCGCTGCAGGAGCGCCGGTTCGCTAAGAGGTATCTTTTGACTGTGCGACTGGCATTTGCCCCAATTATTTTGCATTGTCTTGTGAAACTAGATGATTCTGATGGGCTCTAGTGTTTGATCTATCACTAGTTGCGCTGAGATCATGGAGAAGCATCTCGAACAGTCGGTGCTGTCGAAGCTGCCGTATGGCTATGACTCGGTTACCAGACAGTCCTTATCGAGTACTGAGGATGACATGGGTATATACCCTTCACTTGATCTGCCAAATTTTGGAGTTCCTTGTCCTGTTGCCGTACTGCTTCTGTCGTTTGCAGCTTCAGTCATTACATATTTTGAATAGGCTGCTGGATGTGAATAGTTGGTAATATAAGTTTCACCATTTCTTTTGAGGTGGGCGGCCTGATAGTTGGTACAAAGTATCTTTGGAAAATTTGGTCATTAGTTGTACTCAAAAGTAGTGTTCCTACATAACAAAATTTAGCTGTCAACTTAATAGCAGCTCGGGTATAAGAATGCCTCCTGCCCTCATGTGATGGTTCTGATTACCTACCGCATCTTGGTACTTCCATCCCCAAATTATCAATATGCTCCCACCATGTTGCCATGAAGCATGACAATTTTATTTGATTCTGAATTTTAGACTGCCTTGTCCTTATCAGGTTGAAATTTGCTGTTCCGGCAGTGTTCTTATTATCCTAATGACCTCATCCGTTGATGCGTAACTAATGCTTGAATCTGTAAACTAATGCATAGGGACACGTTTCTATCGGATTTATCACATTTGGATGCATCATAATCTTAATTTCAGTAGTCTAATGGAAAGAAACAAACTGAAAGTTCGTGATGCGGTCACATAATGATAATCTGCAATTGTATAAAGTTACACTCCAGAGAGCGATCAAGGAGAGCCTCGACCAGGCACAAATGTCAGAGTGCATCTTTCTAGCATAATAACTAGGTTCTCATGTCTCCCCAATGCCCAAGGATCCATGTTCAGAATCTTTAAATCTGTAAAGCTATCGGCCTGTTGCATGATGAAAATTACCAATCCTCTAATGAACTGTTGTGCATTTGGTTAAGAAATACTTTTGAAGAAAGCATTCAGTTAATAATTAACTTTCTTCACAAAAGAGTTAACTAACATGTCTGCAGTCACAAACATCTAACACAGAGCTTTTGGAGATGATCACTATAGGGCATAGGCATAGCTAGAACAGAAACTTAGCTTCACATTTTCTAGAACAAGCCTTTTTTTATTCACTTTGAGGCAAAGTTCAAGAGTAAATAAAGAATTCTTCCGTATTTCTGAAAAAGTGAATGCTTTtggatttttatttcttaagATGTGGAATTTAGGAATGTCCATGTAATAGACCAACTTCTAATTTGATTTCGATTTGAAATGCCTTGTTCAGTGCCAGAGCCTCAGCTTGGCACCTTTGTCTTCTGCAAGACTAAGAGCGACGTAGGAGCCTTCCAGCTAGATGACATGTAAGTGCCCAGGCACACTTCAAATCTTGATTTGCACTGTTACATGCTTTGCTTACCTGTGATGCTTCGATGCAGTGGAGAGGAGGTTGTGGACTTAGTTGCCGACGACTTGTACATTCTtcggtacaagtccatcaagGGCCTTGTCGAGGGTGGCCGAATCGACCTTATCTGATGTCAATCACAAATCAGTACCTGTAAAAGAGCGAGCTCTGAAAGCATAACAGCTAAGCCATACAAGATATTATGAAGCTTTTGGTCCAAGATTCTTCTGAATTCTTGGAACGGATGGAATCAAGGGCAGGAATGATTTGCTCTGTATCGCCACAAAGATAACCTGAATTGGTAAATACCGTCTAAGTGCAGCATGTGGCTTAGGCTCCATATGTAAGACTCACATTGGTTTGTATTTTGTAATTTGTACATGATTGTGATGGTACCAAACTTAGTTTATCTATTTTCGTGGGTTTTCTCTCCGTTTGTTAATAAAATCAGGATCATGTAGTCCTGGTCATCGTCATCAGTTCAGTTTTGGTTTCTGATCATGTTGCATAGTAATGCCTGGCCCAAGATTAATCTATCCGAAAAGGTCACCCTTCCTCATACTTGTTTTGGTGATATACCAGTGGCTCATTCAAGTTATCGAAAATTTTTTTTGACCTGAAGAGAAGGTTCATAGTGTTCGTCAGTTCAGATTCTGATCATAATGTTTTTTTTAGGAAACTACGGCAACCCATGAACTTAATGTAGCATGGATATGAGACCAAAGATAGATAAACACAACATTTAGCACTAGACAAACATTTCTGGAAGCTTGCACGGTGCACACGCGCGAGagagagacaaaaaaaaaaggagcacaAATCGGTTTAAAATTAAGATAGGCTGATCAACTCATTACCAGGCGCTGCACTCCGTCTGTCCTGGCATCCTCTGCACTTGCAGGAGGTTCCATGGACAGGGACGAGTTCCGTCTGTCCTGGCATCCTCATCAGCCGCCCGGCTTGGTAGCCGGAAGTTGTCGGCGCCAGCGCGCTGTCGCGGATCTCCTCCCTGCGGCGCCTCATGAAACGCGAGATGCTCCTGATCTCGAATCGGGACAACTCGCCGGCGTGATTCCGACGGTGCAGCGAGCATGGCGTGGGGTCATCCCACGCAGACAAACAGACGGCGGCAGAGTCGGAAACCCTCAACTCTGCATTCACAGGGATTAGAGGATTTACCCCTCCGTTCtgttctaaattataattataatTAGTTTTAACTTTCTTCAAAATCAAAAcatctcaaatttgaccaaatttatacaataaagtactaaatATCAGATaagtaattaaatatattttcatagtatatctattcatCCTCTTTATAATTTTGGTAAAACATAAAATAGCTCTAAAATAGTTAgaatgacttgtaatttggaacggaaggagtagaaTCTAGCGGAGGATTGCGAGAGGCGAAGGCGCAGATCTTCGGTGAGTCCACgacggcggtcggcggcggaggcaaaAGCAGGTGCAAACGAGGGACAAAATAGCAAAACGGAATCCAAGATAGGTGGTTTTATGGAAATATTTGGACCGCGATTAATAAGTCCAGATTAGGGTTTTTCTGCAAATAATTGGATTGCGATCGGCTTTTATGCAAATAAcggctccccctccctcccgctgCAGCTGGCCGGCAGCCGGCGTTGATGGCGAGCCAGCCGGGCCTCTCGCCGCCCTTGCTCCGGAGTCCGGATGAAGAATACCTTCAGGCTTCAGCACCTCGCCCCCTCAAGGTCTCACGGCATCCCCGGCTTCGGCGGAGAACACCAGCAATGGGAGCCTACGCTGGACctggacggccgccgccgccgcgtagcGCCGGAGCCGAGCGTCGCGACTGACGTATGCCTCAGTCGGAAGCTCGGAGCCCTAACTACGCCGCGCTTCATGGTTGCTCCTCAGCGCCGTGCGTTGCCTCGCGTCCACCGTCTCCATCCTTGCGTCGCGTCTGACGTCTGTGCTGTCGTACCTTGAAGAAGCTGACGACAGTGGCAACCTTCACTCTGCGAATCCATGGCTGCACTGATATCTAAACAAGGATGTGATACGCACACTGGAGGTAGTGGTTCTTTTCACCGTAATAACGAGTCAAAATAAATTATCTGATATCAGTTGAATATCAGAAATTGTTATTACCATCTTATTTCTAGCAATGCCAACACTGAAGAaaagttcagagttcagacagaCACTTTCTGGTTTGGAAGATCCACAAACACCAGCAATCATCGGCTCATCGAACACAAGACTTTCTTCCCAGTTGCTGCAACTTGCGCATATGTTTCCCTTCACTCAAACAAATCGTCACAGAATCACAGCGACAACTGCAAACCCGTAAAGGTACCGAAAAACGGTTGCTCAGGGCCGTTCTGCAGCTGCAACTGAACTAtgtgcccttttttttttgcaattacAACGTGTGAACCGTGCAATTTGCCTTTTGAAATCCTAGTAAACAAAGAatacatggaacatggagatggagattcaAATGAAATAACCAAAGGAAGGGTGTTGGCCTTTGATGTGTTTCCTTTCATCCAGCCGCTATGTCATCTGTCCTGGGTGTTCGACATCTGAACCTCAAGTTTGTCAACTGGCAGCGTGGAAGTAGCTGTTAGCAGTACGCATGGACCACATTGCATTGATGTGATCCGACAAACTCGTCTGGTCACACATGAAGAGCCCATCGCTTGCATGGCCATCATCAGTTGTGGATTTGAAGGATGGCATAAGCTATCATCTGGATAAGCTTGTCTGCccataaaaaaaaaacccttcttttttttcatgctATAACGTTACCCATTTCTTCTGTGCCCATAAATCTTTCACCTTGCAGGCTTGCAACGTCTCGTCCAGATGATTCCCGTGGTCAGCATGGAGTGGAGGAAATAGGAAAATAATTGAGGCAGATGCCTTGGTCATATTTGGGTTGTGTTTGCTATCTTGGTGGAATATTAGGTATCTGTATCTTTCCATCAAAAACAGATGTACCATCCAATTCCAACGGTTTGCTTGACTGTTCTCTTTTGGGAGGATATCAGGGATCTGGGCTCCCTCAAATTATCTTTCCGCCAGTTCTCCTTTGCTAAAAATGACAAAGCTTCAGTCTTCAACTTCCATTTGCCGCTGTCCGTGGGCTGCCTCAAGTCAGTTAGTTCCAACTCAATAACTTTGCTAGaggacatgtttttttttttcggaTGAAATACAAGATCAATGGTCATACATTTGGGGCTCTCAGGAAGTCAGGAATTCATCTCCGAATAAGCATAACGGTCGCTCATTGGGATTGGGACTTCTACCGCTGCTTGGACTTTTACCTGGCTATGGAAAAATTCCCATCAAAGCAAACACAAATTATACTTTTGGCTGTCACTTAAAACACAAGAAATCTTTTGAAAGGAAATCATTTTAACATTGGTTGCTACAGTTGTGTGAAGACACTGGAAGAAGCAGTTGATGATCTTTATTTCATCTTTCATTTCAGTCAATAGGGCCGTTGGTTTGTTGATATTCAGTGGGACATGAACCTGCCCTGTTTGATAGAATTAATGAACAGTACTGTTTCCAAATAGGTGGTCATTCAATGGTAACCTGCAGGGTCATTTTGGACTCATAGAAATAGCATTGCCTCCAAATATCAATCGTTTTGGGATGCTTTACAACAAACACATTTTAGTTTTGAtcaataaaatatttttaaaatattttgaaTTAACTTTTGAAAATGGTAGGTTAGATTTATCTTCAATAACAGTTTACGTTAAAGTAGTGTCTTTGTGTCGCTGTTTGACTAGGTTCATCCAATTCTTCGAACACGACTAGGTTCACTAATCGACATGCCTGACTTTGCAATCCAAGCGCGCGCTCACTCACAGCTATCACAAAGCGTGTCTCGTCCAGCTTCACGAGGGGAGATCACCGTCTGCACGCGTAACAACGAAGCCCAGCGCCACCGGCCCACCGCCCAAAATTAGTTTACTCGTCGAAAGACGGCTCCTAAAACTCGTAAAAATCGGCGCAGCCTGTGCTCCGACTGTGCGCGACGGCGACAGTTCCAGGTGGCTCCATGTGCCCCAATCCTTTTGCCgtcgggggcgggcggggcctcGCGCCTCTCGCTTCCTGCCTGCCTCAGCCTCCTCCCCTCAGGATCACACCAGCCAAGCCATCCTTAGGCGAAAAtgtgaagaaaaagagaagcgAAGCCCCGATATAATTGGGAAACCAGGGGccactggtggtggtggtctccCTCACTTGACTCCTCAGCTACTACCTTCCTggcttcctctctctcctcagcTCCATGTGGGCGGCCTCGAGCTCCGCTTAGATCACAGCTGTGTTCGTTGGTTGGGTGATCCGCCCCTTGTCGGCTCCTTTCAGTTCCGAGCTCTGGAACAGGGAGATCTGCGCTGTCTCCACCTCGGCTCCCTCCCTCGTGTGCGCGTGGGCACTGAGCAGTGAGCTCCTTTCCTCCTCGGCCTTGTTGCTCCCCCTTCTTGCTGGATCTGGCTTAAAAGATCCGACCTTTCGTGCCCGCCTTGGCCAAAGATCCTCGCTTGGGTGGTTCCTGGAGATTGCTGGGAGGATGCAGCACGaccagaagaagaaggtcgGGGTCTTCTGTCTGATTCCGTGGTGTGGGCGGTGTTGTTGGTCCTCCTTGCTTTCGCGGCTCGAAATCTTGGTGTTTCGATTCTTTTGTTTGATTTGTGTTTCTAGCTGTGTCCTTGCTGTGTTTTCCCGATGATTTAGTGattacaacatttttttttgcatataaATCTATACGATGTTTAGTGTCCGATGaagccaatttctttttctgatCTGGGGATAATTAAATTAATTCCTTGAAAACAAAATACTCTTTGGCGCCCAAGAAATTTTGATTCTTAGCCTCTGTCTTTTTAGCCTCGCCAGTCGCCAGTTGCCATCGTTGTCATACTAGAAGGCTTCTAAGCATCACATTGTCCAAGCCTGAGTCATTTACTGTTTTGGCGATGCAGGCACCTTCAGAAATGGATTTCTTCACGGAATATGGTGAGGGCAGCAGGTACAAGATAGAGGAGGTTATAGGGAAAGGGAGCTATGGTGTGGTTTGCTCTGCTCTGGACACCCATACTGGCGAAAAGGTCGCTATAAAGAAGATAAATGACATCTTCGAGCATGTGTCTGATGCGACACGGATACTCCGTGAGATCAAGTTGCTTAGACTACTGCGGCATCCGGATATTGTGGAAATAAAACATATTCTACTTCCTCCATCAAGGAGAGAATTCAGGGATATATATGTAGTTTTTGAACTCATGGAGTCTGATTTGCACCAAGTTATAAAGGCTAATGATGACTTGACCCCAGAGCATTATCAATTTTTCTTATATCAGTTGCTTCGAGGATTGAAATACATACATACAGGTAATTGATTTGTTTTCACAtgaatttgtttttttaatattcGAATAGCCAGTGGCCTGCTGTTTGGAGTTCCACATTTACTATGGGCAATGTATAACCGTTGAAGTGGAATATGTGTCACTAGACATCAATCCAAGCTGGTACGCTAGTGTAAGCATTTGTGCGAAAAATTGAAACCTAACAATGTCTTCAGAAACTATATGCTCACAAGAAACTTGAGATTGTTTATTAGTTTGATACACATCAAAACTATTCATTTAGTACTCTGTCTACTTTCTTAAAGGCAGATCTTTATTTGTGGTAATAAAGTATCCTGTGCGCAATTCTTGTTGAGCTGTTTCTGGAATCTTAAATAAATGATGAAATGGGACTTTGCATCCAATTTGATGCAAATCAAGCTACAGTGTAGGTTGTAGGAAACTAAGCGTTTGCTGCTTCGCTATCACAGCCTGCCTTACTGCTCAATCCAGATATTAACATTGTTTTGCTTGTCTTGAGGTACTAAAGTAGTAAAGTATAGATGTCGAATGGTTACTGCCT
This sequence is a window from Setaria italica strain Yugu1 chromosome III, Setaria_italica_v2.0, whole genome shotgun sequence. Protein-coding genes within it:
- the LOC101781567 gene encoding uncharacterized protein LOC101781567, whose protein sequence is MVGDLSLLAVAAASPVVLPPSKELHGVLPFQGKRPHDAAAAAVQLCAPLQQQQQHPHHHLEGLPVQMMMPCGNQAQAVPAAYQAFAMPDTATLIDVQDSHPDSVRLSLGIAEQCARQEKILKFLMSVTSGSDVKELDESLLSEFTGQQTLPINLGNQPYIPDDKLTICEFGLELDEPQQYLPEKQLVIPDPLLDFVQSYGSALTIDQNGRILFAGHGDEMRDLLSLFLEFNMSKRETSGCKTAFLVPYFERKKRSRANSQVSNTNLASMATDISKSADVKSKSSSKKKQRGKNIKERELHQRNYIHASEAFLSILLDKDKSSSTILSLKKAGPEINELLTQCSVGIAGTGLAILLSVMCKMATGMRTPFASARLLSTSVGFGLFWLSWAVNGLRDTIASIFRSPSNINMEEDEVAVRIQKSMNEILFRAITLLAITALKFA
- the LOC101781974 gene encoding DNA replication complex GINS protein SLD5; protein product: MSSWDDDESAAASAAEATTTDVELLKRAWRNEKAAPEILRFDSPLVSRVREQIQLLEETLDDFADSGVDDLVVSLYQMDLDRTLFLLRSYLRLRLQKIKKYTMHISRSDDLLSQLSLQERRFAKSCAEIMEKHLEQSVLSKLPYGYDSVTRQSLSSTEDDMVPEPQLGTFVFCKTKSDVGAFQLDDIGEEVVDLVADDLYILRYKSIKGLVEGGRIDLI